A window of Acidimicrobiales bacterium contains these coding sequences:
- the secY gene encoding preprotein translocase subunit SecY, with the protein MRSTLSNLANMFRVPDLRNKVLFTLFVIIVYRFGANIPCPGIDFHAVQSLASSAQHAGVVSFLNLFSGGALTKFAVFGLGIMPYITASIIIQLLIVVIPKFEQWREEGAVGQKKLTQVTRYLTIALAVMQSTGLAYVFHNGGGGLFGGQSLNIDLIPKFTVPRVLLIVLTMTAGTVVVMWLGELITQRGVGQGMSVLIFTNVVATLPSGGASVRVEAGWVKFGVIVAISLALLVAIVFIEQGQRRIPVTFAKRVVGRRMYGGQSTYIPMKVNTGGVVPIIFASSVLYFPILISNVLPSHGFWKHVQTWISVHLARPNDVWYILFYGVLILGFAYFYAAITFDPHQQAEVIRKQGGYIPGIRPGPPTERHLQGILNRITLPGSLWLAAIALLPSIMLAIWSIQNYPFAGTTILIAVGVALETMKQVDSQLMLRNYEGFLK; encoded by the coding sequence ATGAGAAGCACCCTCAGCAATCTGGCCAACATGTTCAGGGTTCCGGACCTTCGCAACAAGGTCCTTTTCACCCTGTTTGTCATCATTGTCTACCGCTTCGGTGCCAACATCCCGTGTCCGGGCATCGACTTCCATGCGGTCCAATCGCTTGCCTCGTCGGCGCAGCACGCCGGCGTGGTGAGCTTCCTGAACCTGTTCTCCGGCGGCGCGCTGACCAAGTTCGCCGTGTTCGGGCTCGGGATCATGCCGTACATCACCGCGTCGATCATCATTCAGTTGCTGATCGTGGTGATCCCGAAGTTCGAGCAATGGCGTGAAGAGGGGGCGGTCGGGCAGAAGAAGCTCACCCAGGTCACCCGCTATCTCACCATCGCCCTGGCCGTCATGCAGTCGACCGGTCTCGCTTACGTATTCCACAACGGCGGCGGCGGTCTGTTCGGCGGCCAGAGCCTGAACATCGACCTGATTCCCAAGTTCACCGTCCCCCGCGTGCTGCTCATCGTCCTGACGATGACCGCCGGCACCGTGGTCGTCATGTGGCTCGGCGAGCTGATCACCCAACGCGGTGTCGGGCAGGGGATGTCGGTGCTCATCTTCACCAACGTGGTCGCGACGCTCCCGTCGGGCGGCGCATCGGTGCGAGTCGAAGCCGGCTGGGTCAAGTTCGGGGTCATCGTTGCGATCTCGCTGGCTCTCCTTGTCGCGATCGTCTTCATCGAGCAGGGGCAACGAAGGATCCCCGTCACGTTCGCCAAACGGGTCGTGGGCAGGCGGATGTACGGCGGCCAGAGCACGTACATACCGATGAAGGTCAACACCGGCGGTGTCGTTCCGATCATCTTCGCCAGCTCGGTGCTGTACTTCCCGATCCTGATCTCGAACGTGTTGCCGAGCCACGGTTTCTGGAAACACGTCCAGACGTGGATCAGCGTTCACCTGGCCCGCCCCAACGACGTCTGGTACATCCTCTTCTACGGGGTGCTGATCCTCGGGTTCGCCTACTTCTACGCGGCAATAACCTTTGACCCGCACCAGCAGGCGGAGGTGATCCGCAAGCAGGGCGGCTACATCCCGGGCATCCGACCGGGGCCCCCGACAGAGCGGCACCTGCAGGGGATCCTGAACCGGATCACCCTGCCCGGATCCCTCTGGCTCGCGGCGATCGCCCTGCTGCCGTCGATCATGCTGGCGATCTGGAGCATCCAGAATTACCCCTTCGCCGGGACGACGATCCTCATCGCCGTCGGGGTCGCACTCGAAACCATGAAGCAGGTCGACAGCCAGCTCATGCTGCGCAACTACGAGGGCTTTCTGAAGTAG